In the Mytilus galloprovincialis chromosome 10, xbMytGall1.hap1.1, whole genome shotgun sequence genome, one interval contains:
- the LOC143049685 gene encoding iron-sulfur cluster assembly factor IBA57, mitochondrial-like, with protein MKILLKTLQHISSRLHVSHSIIVCRRNISSSSWTLHALKSRGLIQLSGTDVNPFLQGLVTNDVTVLGPECTSLHAMLLNVQGRVMYDLLLYHKVLEDNPSVIVEHDRRITTDLIKTLKRYKIRKKVNISDISDDLQVFSALPPVDESCETGLSLEHKSLYLSSEDPRISTFGRRIVAPSEDNVMKCVHQGSELASSTEEEYHERRYMLGLSEGIIDLPPGNCFPLESNLVYLNGVCFHKGCYIGQELTARTFHTGVTRKRLMPLKFEIVPTGMSAGDNIVNEKGKSVGKFRNSAGKHGLGLLRVAEIKGTISVTNKDGQIYNVQAMPPEWWPKEEDKGHL; from the exons ATGAAGATCCTTCTGAAAACTTTACAACACATCTCATCACGTCTACATGTGTCTCACAGTATTATTGTCTGCAGAAGAAATATTTCATCTAGCTCCTGGACCTTACATGCTCTCAAAAGTCGTGGGCTGATCCAGCTTTCTGGGACAGATGTCAACCCTTTCCTCCAAGGCCTTGTCACAAATGATGTCACAGTACTGGGTCCTGAATGTACCTCATTGCATGCTATGCTCCTTAATGTTCAG GGAAGAGTGATGTATGATCTACTTTTATACCATAAAGTTTTAGAAGACAATCCAAGTGTAATAGTAGAACATGATAGACGAATAACAACAGATctcataaaaacattaaaaagataCAAGATCAGGAAAAAG GTGAATATTTCTGATATAAGTGATGACCTCCAGGTTTTTTCAGCACTACCCCCTGTTGATGAATCATGTGAAACAGGCCTTTCATTGGAACATAAATCTCTTTATCTTTCGTCTGAAGATCCAAGAATCAGTACTTTTGGAAGGAGAATTGTTGCACCGAGTGAAGACAATGTCATGaaat GTGTCCATCAAGGATCAGAACTAGCCTCCTCCACAGAAGAGGAGTACCATGAGAGACGATACATGCTTGGGTTGAGTGAGGGCATCATTGATCTACCTCCTGGCAACTGTTTTCCATTAGAGAGTAATTTAGTTTATCTAAATGGAG tttgtttcCATAAAGGCTGTTATATTGGTCAAGAACTTACAGCACGTACATTTCATACAGGGGTAACAAGGAAACGTCTAATgccattaaaatttgaaat TGTACCCACTGGTATGTCAGCAGGTGATAACATTGTAAATGAGAAGGGAAAGTCAGTAGGGAAATTCCGTAATAGTGCTGGAAAACATGGACTTGGTTTACTCAGAGTGGCTGAAATCAAAGGAACTATTTCAGTAACAAATAAAGATGGACAAATTTATAATGTGCAAGCTATGCCACCAGAATGGTGGCCAAAAGAGGAAGACAAAGGACATTTGTGA